The following are from one region of the Ignavibacteriota bacterium genome:
- a CDS encoding glycosyltransferase, with product MKKVLFITYYWPPSGKASLHWPLKIIKHLPSFGWMPSVLTVDEDTFTQKDDTFKNEISTEVKIIRAKSVEPFNIYKKFIGKSSNDQLIASETISKKNKSFSHSLSIWIRMNLFIPDSRVGWYFPAVKAGKTFLNNEKVDAIVSIGPPHTSHLVGKKLSSIFNIPHFPVFIDPWIDISYYKNFNRNKLTLSIDKHLEKSVLLNAASVIFVTQSMCNDFIKKYPSIKDKANVLYWGYSEEDFCPPPNPLPKEGGNEEIILHAGNIFDYQNPKYFWQSLRKKIDRGEKIKLVFVGTVSPGIKQSILVAGLEPNTIYKGFLPYKKMLNEMMSADYLLVCATEPRHVPGKLFEYLRAGKPIIAFGDGNEEVKKILTEANAGMMFGYEESGEKFFNESSHFKSDQEFIKRFERKNISQGLSLILNKVGV from the coding sequence ATGAAGAAAGTTTTATTTATTACATATTATTGGCCGCCATCAGGGAAAGCATCGCTTCACTGGCCTTTAAAAATTATTAAACACCTCCCTTCTTTTGGCTGGATGCCTTCTGTTTTGACGGTCGATGAAGATACTTTCACACAAAAGGATGATACCTTTAAAAATGAAATCTCAACTGAAGTAAAGATTATCCGAGCGAAATCTGTTGAACCTTTTAATATTTACAAAAAATTTATTGGTAAATCCAGCAATGATCAACTTATTGCCTCTGAGACTATTTCGAAAAAAAACAAAAGCTTTTCACACAGTCTGTCTATATGGATAAGGATGAATTTATTCATTCCGGATTCAAGAGTTGGTTGGTATTTTCCAGCAGTTAAAGCCGGTAAAACTTTTTTGAATAATGAAAAAGTTGATGCAATCGTTTCAATCGGACCGCCACACACATCACATCTTGTCGGTAAAAAGCTTTCCTCCATTTTTAATATTCCCCACTTCCCTGTTTTCATTGATCCATGGATTGATATTTCATATTATAAAAATTTTAATCGGAACAAACTCACTCTTTCTATTGATAAACATCTGGAAAAATCTGTATTGCTGAACGCTGCTTCAGTCATATTTGTAACACAGTCAATGTGCAATGACTTCATAAAAAAATATCCGTCAATAAAAGATAAAGCCAATGTTCTGTATTGGGGATACAGTGAGGAAGATTTTTGCCCACCCCCTAACCCCCTTCCTAAGGAAGGGGGAAATGAAGAAATAATTCTTCATGCAGGGAATATTTTTGATTATCAGAATCCAAAATATTTTTGGCAATCCCTGAGAAAAAAAATTGATCGGGGGGAAAAGATTAAATTGGTTTTTGTGGGTACTGTATCACCCGGAATTAAGCAATCAATTTTAGTTGCAGGTCTTGAACCAAACACAATTTACAAGGGATTTTTGCCTTATAAAAAAATGCTGAATGAGATGATGAGTGCGGACTATCTTTTAGTCTGTGCAACCGAACCACGACATGTACCGGGGAAACTCTTTGAATATCTGAGAGCAGGAAAACCGATTATTGCTTTTGGTGATGGAAATGAAGAAGTGAAAAAAATTCTTACCGAAGCAAATGCAGGAATGATGTTTGGGTATGAGGAAAGTGGAGAGAAGTTTTTCAATGAGTCATCTCACTTTAAGTCTGACCAGGAATTCATAAAAAGATTTGAAAGAAAAAATATTAGTCAAGGATTGAGTTTAATTTTGAATAAGGTTGGTGTATAA
- a CDS encoding glycosyltransferase: MKIVHLSTSDLAGGAAIACKRIVDAQALNGIDAKLLVQKKISFDPKIISTTTKSLSKLYYQSRMVLDEGFIRFFTNKDRGRFSYPKIGLDISKYQIIKDANVINLQWINGGFISLKAIERIGKHGKPIVWILHDMWSFTGGCHYVGDCNKYLSECKNCPALKFRSNHDLSNRIFKRKESIFNKLNLTFVTTSNWLASEVARSYLFSNKNIFVIPTPIDSSLFKPVNKNSVRKNLKLPLDKKIILFGAMNLKDKRKGFYYLIEALNFIKNKSLNSEIEIAVFGKIDKNILNKIPFKVNQLGSVKNDDQIVSVYNSADVFVAPSLEDNLPNTIMESMACGTPVVAFDTGGIPDMVDNELNGLLTKLRSAEALAEGMLKILLNEDYRQKMSEAARAKVLQYFNPQNIAAKYRELYTNLIQN, encoded by the coding sequence TTGAAAATCGTTCATTTAAGTACTTCTGATTTAGCAGGTGGAGCTGCAATTGCCTGCAAAAGAATAGTTGATGCACAGGCATTAAATGGCATTGATGCAAAGCTTCTTGTTCAAAAAAAAATTAGTTTTGATCCTAAAATCATATCAACAACAACCAAAAGTTTATCTAAACTTTATTATCAAAGTCGAATGGTACTTGATGAAGGATTTATACGATTTTTCACTAACAAGGACCGAGGGAGATTTTCTTATCCAAAAATTGGTTTAGACATTTCAAAATATCAGATTATAAAGGATGCTAATGTAATTAATCTTCAATGGATAAATGGTGGATTTATTTCGCTGAAAGCAATTGAACGAATCGGAAAACATGGAAAACCAATCGTATGGATACTTCACGATATGTGGTCATTTACAGGCGGCTGTCATTATGTTGGAGATTGTAATAAGTATTTATCTGAATGTAAGAATTGTCCAGCGCTCAAATTTAGAAGTAATCATGATCTTTCCAATCGAATTTTTAAACGTAAAGAATCAATATTCAATAAACTAAATTTAACATTTGTTACAACAAGCAATTGGCTTGCAAGCGAAGTCGCACGAAGTTATTTATTTTCCAATAAAAATATTTTTGTTATACCAACACCTATTGATTCCAGTTTATTTAAACCAGTTAACAAGAATAGTGTCAGAAAAAACTTGAAATTACCTTTGGATAAAAAAATAATTCTATTTGGCGCGATGAATCTTAAAGACAAACGAAAAGGATTTTATTATTTGATTGAAGCGTTAAATTTTATTAAAAACAAAAGTTTAAATTCCGAAATAGAAATTGCAGTCTTTGGTAAAATTGACAAAAATATATTAAATAAAATTCCATTTAAAGTAAATCAATTAGGTTCAGTTAAAAATGATGACCAAATAGTTTCTGTATATAATTCTGCCGATGTTTTTGTAGCTCCATCCTTGGAGGATAACTTGCCAAATACTATTATGGAATCAATGGCATGTGGAACACCGGTTGTTGCATTTGATACTGGGGGAATCCCCGATATGGTGGATAATGAATTGAATGGTTTATTGACAAAACTAAGATCAGCTGAAGCATTAGCAGAAGGTATGCTTAAAATTCTATTGAATGAAGATTATCGACAAAAAATGAGTGAAGCTGCAAGAGCAAAAGTATTACAATATTTCAATCCACAAAATATTGCCGCAAAGTACAGAGAATTATACACCAACCTTATTCAAAATTAA
- a CDS encoding FkbM family methyltransferase encodes MRVFLEHTQYWLYRFIKSSAYRRFIFYSILYGSKKRFVARNFNFNGLKLFTNDSLSFIWQYKDIFADESYKFVTDSINQVIYDCGANIGVSSLYFSKHYPASKIVAFEADPNIAKILRDNLSRNGINNVELIDKAVWINKDGIEIGLEGADGASINSSRNKTKVPTIRLKDLIEIEKSIDLLKIDIEGAEYEVILDCKDSLNQVRNIFIEYHSYAKSDQKLSKILKVLEDNKFRYFVNLVNYREMPFINRKNKFNPQIDLQLNIYGYK; translated from the coding sequence TTGCGTGTTTTTCTTGAACATACTCAGTACTGGTTATATAGATTTATTAAAAGCTCAGCTTATCGGAGATTTATTTTCTACTCAATACTCTATGGCAGTAAAAAAAGATTTGTAGCAAGAAATTTTAATTTTAATGGTTTGAAACTATTTACAAATGATTCTCTGTCATTTATTTGGCAGTACAAAGATATATTTGCTGATGAAAGCTACAAATTTGTAACTGATTCTATCAATCAGGTCATTTACGATTGTGGAGCAAATATCGGGGTAAGTAGTTTATACTTCAGTAAACATTATCCTGCCTCTAAGATTGTGGCTTTTGAAGCTGATCCAAATATTGCAAAAATTCTTCGTGATAATCTTTCAAGGAATGGAATTAATAATGTAGAATTGATTGATAAGGCAGTTTGGATAAATAAAGATGGGATTGAAATTGGTTTGGAAGGAGCTGATGGTGCATCAATTAATTCTTCGAGAAATAAAACAAAAGTTCCAACAATTAGACTTAAAGATTTAATTGAAATTGAAAAGTCAATAGACTTACTCAAAATTGATATCGAAGGTGCAGAATATGAAGTAATATTAGATTGTAAGGACTCATTAAATCAGGTAAGAAATATTTTTATTGAATACCATTCTTATGCTAAATCAGATCAAAAATTATCAAAAATCCTAAAAGTACTTGAAGATAATAAATTTAGATATTTCGTCAATCTTGTTAATTACAGAGAGATGCCTTTTATTAATCGAAAGAATAAGTTTAATCCACAGATAGATCTCCAGTTAAATATTTACGGATATAAGTAA
- a CDS encoding class I SAM-dependent methyltransferase — translation MLESLKKYYEKQQFYPDVLGLFINPFYIARKELLKNIMSLADEINGLAVDIGCGNKPYEKLFKVSSYIGIDIQTSIHNVKSFADIFYNGKTIPIKDKQVDSIICNQVFEHVFEPNLFLSELNRVLKLGGKLLITLPFVWDEHEKPFDFARYSSFGIRYLLEKYGFEIMVQKKTAGDLTVFAQLFNLYLYKLVYRKHSLLKKLVTFFFMTPVTVLGIIFRKFMPRNNDLYLDNIILATKINNRS, via the coding sequence ATGTTAGAATCACTAAAAAAGTATTATGAAAAGCAGCAATTTTATCCGGACGTCTTAGGGTTATTTATAAATCCTTTTTACATTGCCCGTAAAGAATTACTAAAAAATATTATGTCCTTAGCCGATGAAATTAATGGATTAGCTGTTGATATTGGATGTGGAAATAAACCTTATGAAAAACTTTTTAAAGTGAGCAGTTATATTGGAATAGATATTCAAACCAGTATTCATAATGTTAAATCTTTTGCTGATATATTTTATAATGGTAAAACAATTCCTATAAAAGATAAACAGGTTGATTCAATAATCTGCAACCAGGTATTTGAACATGTTTTCGAACCAAATCTTTTCCTTTCAGAATTAAATAGAGTGTTAAAGTTAGGAGGGAAACTGCTAATAACTTTACCATTCGTTTGGGACGAACACGAAAAGCCATTTGATTTTGCCAGGTATTCCTCGTTTGGTATAAGATATCTCTTGGAGAAATATGGTTTTGAAATAATGGTACAGAAAAAAACTGCCGGTGATCTGACCGTATTTGCTCAATTGTTTAATCTTTACCTTTATAAATTAGTGTATCGTAAACATTCATTATTAAAAAAATTAGTTACATTCTTTTTCATGACACCTGTTACAGTGCTTGGTATAATATTCAGGAAATTTATGCCCAGAAATAACGATCTATACTTGGATAACATAATATTAGCGACAAAAATAAATAATCGCTCTTAA
- a CDS encoding sugar transferase — MSVNNLSPIILFVYNRPEHTRKTVEALQKNILAAKSKLFIYSDGAKSDNDEKKINNVRSYLKTVKGFAKIDIIQRDENLGLADSVISGVNEVFNHYEKVIVLEDDILTSKNFLNFINLALNFYVDDKRIYSISGYNFPIKIPLSYFYKVYISPRASSWGWATWKDRWKNAIWKPETVFNVRDKKSLRNLLDKAGTDLVPMLQKAIDGKIDSWAVKWVFTHIINDAFCIYPIRSFVNNIGVDATGTNFKRKIAKFDVEIVEDNDIKMLEKDLKYSDEIQSQINSLVNIGTIRRVINFMMKY, encoded by the coding sequence ATGTCTGTAAACAATTTATCCCCGATAATTCTCTTCGTCTATAATCGGCCCGAACATACTAGGAAGACTGTTGAAGCATTACAGAAAAATATATTAGCAGCTAAATCAAAATTATTTATTTATTCTGATGGGGCTAAATCAGATAATGATGAAAAAAAGATTAACAATGTTAGAAGCTATCTAAAAACAGTCAAAGGATTTGCCAAAATTGATATTATACAACGTGATGAAAATTTAGGGTTGGCTGATTCGGTCATTTCCGGAGTTAATGAAGTATTCAATCACTATGAAAAAGTCATTGTTCTTGAAGATGATATTCTAACATCAAAAAATTTCCTCAACTTTATCAATCTTGCACTGAATTTTTATGTAGATGATAAAAGGATATATTCTATTTCTGGTTATAATTTCCCAATTAAAATTCCACTATCATATTTTTACAAGGTTTATATTTCACCAAGAGCATCATCCTGGGGTTGGGCAACCTGGAAAGATAGATGGAAAAATGCTATATGGAAACCTGAAACCGTCTTTAATGTGAGGGATAAAAAATCACTTAGAAACTTATTGGATAAAGCAGGAACAGATTTAGTACCCATGCTACAAAAAGCAATTGATGGTAAAATAGATTCATGGGCTGTCAAATGGGTGTTTACTCATATTATAAATGATGCTTTCTGTATTTACCCGATACGTTCATTCGTAAATAATATTGGTGTGGATGCGACGGGTACGAACTTCAAAAGAAAAATAGCCAAATTTGATGTTGAAATCGTAGAGGATAATGATATTAAAATGCTGGAGAAAGATCTTAAATATTCAGATGAAATTCAGAGCCAAATTAATTCTTTGGTAAATATTGGTACGATTAGAAGGGTCATTAATTTTATGATGAAATATTGA
- a CDS encoding T9SS type A sorting domain-containing protein: protein MKLIKILSGFNFIIFLMAITDILPQTSFGNSVDFDGNGDFANTFNNPYLPTVKGTLEAWIKVKDFQPPGNLGDVFFAKNEEQWNVGDFYAYLEYGTGYLYSRIQYPPSLEIDVRTNNSFWQYINNWVHYAFTWGSGGMKTYINGVLQNDQNGFSYPALNTTYNIYVGAHGYMLHNGSYVVSGFFNGQIDELRIWNFKKNSQQITALMNSPLESSYYLSADSGLVGYWKFDILEDLGINNDGADDIRDFSILQNHLDFAGNTHLVPSDLIVPVELVSFTGKVVNEQILLEWVTSTEVNNLGFEIERCTQEDNWRTIAFINGQGTSTELHTYSFVDDLFSSEPGMNYYRLKQIDFNGHFEYSNEIEVNVPLQDFTLYQNYPNPFNSVTVIKYSIPKTTHIFLIVYDSLGQKIRTLVDELKIPGFYQIEFDATELPSGIYFFSLLSMEHSSTQKMILMK, encoded by the coding sequence ATGAAATTGATTAAAATATTGTCAGGTTTTAATTTTATAATTTTTCTAATGGCAATCACAGACATCTTACCTCAAACATCATTTGGTAACTCAGTTGATTTTGATGGCAATGGTGATTTTGCTAACACATTTAACAATCCGTACTTGCCAACAGTAAAAGGCACGCTTGAAGCCTGGATCAAAGTAAAAGATTTTCAACCTCCAGGAAATTTGGGAGATGTTTTCTTTGCAAAGAATGAAGAGCAATGGAACGTTGGTGACTTCTATGCGTATCTTGAATATGGTACGGGTTATCTTTATTCAAGAATTCAATATCCACCTTCACTGGAAATTGATGTAAGAACTAATAACTCATTTTGGCAATATATCAACAACTGGGTTCATTATGCTTTTACCTGGGGCTCTGGTGGAATGAAAACTTATATTAATGGTGTATTACAAAATGATCAGAACGGCTTTTCATATCCAGCTTTGAACACTACATATAATATCTATGTTGGTGCTCACGGATACATGCTTCATAATGGTAGTTATGTGGTAAGCGGATTTTTTAATGGACAAATTGATGAACTTAGAATCTGGAATTTTAAAAAGAACAGCCAGCAAATTACTGCACTTATGAACTCACCGTTGGAGAGTTCCTACTACTTAAGTGCTGATAGTGGGTTAGTTGGCTATTGGAAATTTGATATACTTGAAGATCTCGGAATTAATAATGACGGAGCTGATGATATTAGAGATTTTTCAATTCTTCAAAATCACCTTGACTTTGCTGGAAATACCCATTTGGTTCCTTCTGATTTAATTGTTCCTGTAGAGTTAGTTTCATTTACAGGCAAAGTAGTTAATGAGCAGATCTTGCTGGAATGGGTAACCTCAACTGAAGTAAATAACCTTGGTTTTGAAATTGAAAGATGTACACAGGAAGATAATTGGCGAACAATAGCTTTTATAAACGGTCAGGGAACATCAACTGAATTGCATACATATTCATTTGTTGATGATCTTTTTAGTTCAGAACCTGGGATGAACTATTACAGATTGAAACAAATCGACTTCAATGGTCATTTCGAATATTCTAATGAAATTGAAGTAAATGTTCCGCTCCAGGATTTTACTTTGTATCAGAATTACCCCAATCCCTTTAATTCTGTAACTGTAATTAAGTATTCAATTCCAAAGACCACACACATTTTTTTAATTGTTTATGACTCGCTTGGTCAGAAAATCAGAACCTTAGTTGATGAGTTAAAAATTCCTGGTTTTTATCAGATTGAATTTGATGCGACTGAGTTACCCAGTGGAATTTATTTCTTTTCACTGCTTTCGATGGAGCATTCATCGACACAAAAAATGATATTGATGAAATAA
- a CDS encoding T9SS type A sorting domain-containing protein has product MKKYLTLLIILFLSSNLINAQWYNQSSGVYENLYETFFIDQNTGWIVGANGRILKTTNSGVSWIPKSSGTNYALTFIKFFDSNNGIIAGDGGVIKKSTDGGNSWYDVSSGVYIRIQEGFFVNTNVGWLVGNFGLVLKTTDGGSSWQSSFTGPFNNYWVYFLDVNIGWVCGEMGEVRKTTDGGNSWELKAQIGQITLWGMHFVNENVGWFVGEYGTIGKTTNGGETWFGQFSSTVVNLRSVFFSNTEFGWVVGKDETRLRTSNGGITWILEHTGDDYEYLNIYFFDNSKGWIIGTPGYLSGNQSVILFTDNGGLPVELKTFNYEFQNGDIILNWSTATEINNWGFEIERRSLEDDWRTIAFVNGKGTSTELQEYSYTDDLFGVQPGLYFYRLKQIDYSGSYEYSEELEINVPLKDFSLFQNYPNPFNPITKIKYSIPESGHVSLIVTDILGKEVSKLVDEIIEPGYYETEFNGEKLSSGLYFYTLSSEKNSTTRKMLLMK; this is encoded by the coding sequence ATGAAAAAATATTTAACTCTTCTCATTATTTTATTTCTTTCCAGTAATTTGATAAATGCACAGTGGTATAATCAATCTAGTGGTGTTTATGAAAATTTATATGAAACTTTTTTCATCGATCAAAACACCGGGTGGATTGTAGGGGCAAATGGGAGAATATTAAAAACCACAAATTCCGGTGTTAGCTGGATTCCTAAAAGTAGTGGTACAAATTACGCATTAACTTTTATAAAGTTTTTTGACTCCAATAATGGAATTATTGCAGGTGATGGTGGTGTTATTAAAAAATCTACAGATGGTGGAAATTCGTGGTATGATGTTTCAAGTGGAGTGTATATTAGAATTCAAGAAGGTTTTTTCGTTAATACGAATGTGGGTTGGTTAGTTGGAAATTTTGGACTAGTATTAAAAACTACCGATGGTGGTAGTAGCTGGCAAAGTTCATTCACAGGTCCGTTTAACAATTATTGGGTATATTTTCTAGATGTAAATATCGGATGGGTTTGTGGTGAAATGGGGGAAGTGAGAAAAACGACAGATGGTGGAAATTCATGGGAGTTGAAAGCTCAGATAGGGCAAATTACACTTTGGGGAATGCATTTTGTGAATGAGAATGTTGGTTGGTTTGTTGGCGAGTATGGAACGATTGGAAAAACGACCAATGGAGGTGAAACTTGGTTTGGACAATTTTCGTCAACTGTGGTTAATCTTAGATCCGTTTTCTTTAGTAATACAGAATTTGGTTGGGTAGTAGGTAAAGATGAAACACGTTTAAGAACTAGCAATGGTGGCATTACTTGGATATTGGAACATACAGGAGACGATTATGAATATTTAAATATTTATTTTTTTGATAACAGTAAGGGGTGGATTATAGGAACACCGGGTTATTTATCCGGGAATCAGTCAGTCATTTTGTTTACCGACAATGGTGGTCTTCCAGTTGAGTTAAAAACTTTTAACTATGAATTTCAGAATGGCGATATCATTCTCAATTGGTCAACGGCAACAGAAATTAATAATTGGGGTTTTGAAATTGAAAGACGTTCTCTGGAAGATGATTGGCGAACAATTGCTTTTGTAAATGGTAAGGGAACTTCTACTGAGCTTCAGGAATATTCCTATACAGATGATCTTTTTGGAGTTCAACCTGGATTATATTTTTACAGATTGAAACAAATTGATTACAGTGGTAGTTATGAATATTCGGAAGAACTTGAAATCAATGTTCCACTAAAGGATTTTTCACTTTTTCAAAACTATCCGAATCCTTTTAATCCAATTACAAAAATTAAGTATTCAATTCCTGAATCTGGTCACGTTTCACTAATCGTGACAGATATACTGGGGAAAGAAGTGAGCAAACTGGTTGATGAGATTATTGAACCGGGATATTATGAAACAGAATTTAATGGAGAAAAGTTATCGAGTGGACTGTATTTTTACACGCTCAGTTCAGAAAAAAATTCGACCACCAGAAAAATGTTACTTATGAAATAA
- a CDS encoding FkbM family methyltransferase: MKRLKNILPEKLYLYLLDIYNNVFNDFTSKAYAQEGEDLILSRLFYGKIVRGFYIDVGAHHPKRFSNTYYFYKRGWRGINIEPMPGSKNKFDRIRPKDINLEIPISSKEEELTYYIFNEPALNGFSRELSSEGEKLNAYKIVKTVEMKTKTLGSVLDTFLPKGQNIDFMSIDVEGLDSEVLKSNNWDKYVPMYIIIEDKEFSFENPQKSEVYCFLNDQNYQLLAKTLSTLIFRLK; encoded by the coding sequence ATGAAAAGATTAAAAAATATATTACCCGAAAAACTTTACTTATATCTACTAGACATTTATAATAATGTTTTTAATGATTTTACATCAAAAGCTTATGCACAGGAAGGCGAAGATTTAATTTTAAGTAGATTGTTTTATGGTAAGATAGTGAGAGGGTTCTATATTGATGTAGGGGCTCATCATCCAAAAAGATTTTCTAACACATATTATTTTTACAAAAGAGGTTGGAGAGGAATTAATATTGAGCCAATGCCGGGTAGTAAGAATAAATTTGATCGAATCCGCCCTAAGGATATCAATCTTGAAATACCGATAAGTTCAAAGGAAGAGGAATTGACTTACTACATATTTAATGAACCAGCATTGAATGGTTTCTCACGCGAGTTATCTTCGGAAGGAGAAAAACTCAATGCATATAAAATAGTCAAAACAGTAGAAATGAAAACAAAAACTTTAGGAAGCGTACTGGACACATTTCTACCGAAGGGACAGAATATAGATTTTATGAGCATAGATGTCGAAGGTTTGGATTCGGAAGTTTTAAAGTCTAATAATTGGGACAAGTATGTACCGATGTATATAATAATTGAAGATAAAGAGTTTAGCTTCGAAAATCCCCAAAAGTCAGAAGTTTATTGCTTCTTGAATGACCAAAATTATCAATTGCTCGCAAAAACTCTCAGCACTTTGATTTTTAGATTAAAGTAA
- a CDS encoding FkbM family methyltransferase, which produces MISKIKLIIWRILNWMKVGGVVQIILSSGIRDDGWFKSFHTKKSIDQNGNPIPWCTHSFNKFIEPRLKKNFVVFEYGSGNSTLWYARRISSIKCVEHDLTWYMEYKSLFPKNVQAVHRPFNNDLSYAKEITADDTKYDVISIDGVDRNNCISFSIK; this is translated from the coding sequence ATGATAAGCAAAATAAAACTAATCATATGGCGAATCCTAAATTGGATGAAGGTTGGAGGAGTAGTTCAAATAATTCTTTCGAGCGGAATTCGAGATGATGGGTGGTTTAAAAGTTTTCATACAAAAAAGTCAATTGATCAGAATGGAAACCCAATCCCCTGGTGTACACATTCATTCAATAAATTTATAGAGCCAAGATTAAAAAAGAATTTTGTAGTCTTTGAATATGGAAGCGGAAACTCAACTTTATGGTACGCTCGAAGAATCAGTTCCATTAAATGTGTTGAACATGATTTAACCTGGTATATGGAATATAAATCTCTTTTTCCCAAAAACGTACAAGCTGTTCATAGGCCTTTCAATAATGACCTTTCATACGCAAAGGAAATTACTGCTGATGATACCAAATATGATGTAATCAGCATCGATGGGGTGGATAGAAATAATTGTATAAGCTTTAGTATAAAATAA
- a CDS encoding flippase produces MISEKNSREKPKLGDTNEKVSTKINFSSDSFKKYLANTSWFFFERILRILISFIVTIFVVRYLGPKDFGLYSYAISFAWIFAAISTLGLESISTRELVKNPDKRDEINGTVFLLRLAGSIVCIIITAIVLILTGESTYTSILILIFSASFIFQSFSAIEYYFRGIVKAKYNAYALSVSVIFSSALKIILITLKAPIIYFIIAASLEYFILAIGLVVVYHHNKLSVFKWKYSKKIASSLLKDSWPLALSGVFVMIYMRIDQVMIKNMLNDEAVGYYSVAVRLCEAWYFIPVTLCNAIFPAIVNAKNVSIDFYNNRMQKLYDLLAWLAIGIAVPVTIFSSLIIELLFGSEFLAAAPILTIYIWAGVAVFLGVASSQYLINENLTKLSFLRSFVGMVLNIILNFIFIPIYGIVGSAIATLISYTCIAFVPSFNKGYMVQMKLMLKSISGITLFSYIKDISLKNN; encoded by the coding sequence TTGATCTCAGAAAAAAATTCCAGGGAAAAGCCAAAGTTGGGTGATACAAATGAAAAAGTAAGTACGAAGATTAATTTCTCTTCTGACTCATTTAAAAAATATTTAGCTAATACCTCCTGGTTTTTTTTCGAAAGAATCCTGCGCATATTAATTTCTTTCATTGTTACGATCTTTGTTGTAAGATATCTCGGACCAAAAGATTTCGGACTTTATAGTTATGCAATAAGTTTTGCATGGATATTTGCTGCCATCAGCACTCTTGGTCTTGAATCTATCTCAACAAGAGAACTTGTAAAAAATCCTGATAAGAGAGATGAAATTAATGGTACAGTTTTCCTGTTAAGATTAGCTGGCAGTATAGTTTGTATAATAATTACAGCAATCGTATTAATACTGACTGGGGAAAGCACTTATACAAGCATATTGATATTAATTTTTTCTGCATCGTTTATATTCCAATCATTTTCTGCAATCGAGTATTACTTCAGAGGAATTGTAAAAGCAAAGTATAATGCTTATGCACTATCTGTTTCGGTTATTTTTTCATCAGCATTAAAAATTATCCTCATTACTCTCAAAGCTCCGATCATTTATTTTATTATAGCAGCTTCTCTGGAATATTTTATTCTGGCTATCGGACTTGTTGTAGTTTATCATCACAATAAATTATCCGTATTTAAATGGAAGTACTCCAAAAAAATAGCTTCATCATTGCTTAAAGATTCATGGCCGCTGGCATTATCCGGAGTTTTTGTAATGATTTATATGCGTATTGATCAGGTTATGATAAAGAATATGTTAAACGATGAAGCAGTAGGATATTATTCAGTTGCCGTAAGACTTTGTGAAGCATGGTATTTTATTCCAGTTACATTATGCAATGCAATTTTTCCTGCAATTGTAAATGCAAAGAATGTCAGTATTGATTTCTATAATAACAGGATGCAAAAATTATATGATCTGTTAGCCTGGCTGGCGATCGGGATAGCGGTACCCGTAACAATTTTTTCATCACTAATAATTGAACTATTATTCGGTAGTGAGTTTTTAGCTGCTGCACCAATACTAACAATCTATATATGGGCAGGAGTTGCAGTTTTCCTGGGAGTTGCAAGCAGTCAGTATTTAATAAATGAAAACCTAACAAAGCTGTCATTCCTTCGTTCATTTGTTGGGATGGTTTTAAACATAATCTTAAATTTTATTTTTATTCCAATCTATGGAATAGTTGGATCGGCAATTGCAACATTGATTAGTTATACTTGTATAGCATTTGTTCCGTCATTCAATAAAGGTTATATGGTTCAAATGAAGTTAATGTTGAAGTCGATATCCGGAATTACGCTTTTTAGCTATATTAAAGATATTAGTCTAAAAAATAATTAG